A genomic segment from Myxocyprinus asiaticus isolate MX2 ecotype Aquarium Trade chromosome 36, UBuf_Myxa_2, whole genome shotgun sequence encodes:
- the si:dkey-219e21.4 gene encoding tripartite motif-containing protein 14 isoform X1, with protein MAEEDFMPLSEEASSFCLALEARSGTQVTQPFPRSPKLIRKTAGSPKPSEGHLPVWLEELKKEKQRAEAHLESIKKRKANLNTSSEAMKQQVQECFEGLHMALQEDEKAVLDTIEQDRRETSSKLNRILQDWNQHLSLLQKYISTMQSAQQSQAEILKQLPEDFTMASCRKKLDPAEEGIKMNEERIQKLMKTLRNISKDLKAQLQRKSLLLVSSNVVIDKLTCHKQIKVTSEGRTMYLSAQDRSVPNDPLRFDQLYCALGSVAIKSGQHYWEVDVHCCPAWAVGVAYGSLQRRGRDKEAKLGRNRCSWSLEFKDGHLMAWHNDRHVALPVTAARAAPDRLGVFVNYQKGRVIFYDAETMRMLQEFSAAQTAVFDRAHHQFTEPLYPAFRFYLLKDRNTDHYHMEICDLGL; from the exons ATGGCAGAGGAAGATTTCATGCCTCTATCTGAGGAAGCCAGTTCCTTCTGCCTGGCTTTAGAGGCTCGTTCAGGGACACAAGTAACACAGCCCTTCCCACGCTCTCCAAAATTGATCAGAAAAACAGCTGGCTCTCCAAAACCCTCAGAG GGGCATCTGCCAGTCTGGTTGGAAGAGTtgaagaaagagaaacaaagaGCAGAGGCTCATCTGGAATCCATTAAAAAGCGCAAAGCAAACCTGAAT ACGAGTTCAGAGGCAATGAAGCAGCAGGTACAGGAGTGTTTTGAGGGGCTACATATGGCTCTGCAGGAGGATGAGAAGGCTGTTTTGGACACGATAGAGCAAGACCGCAGGGAGACCAGCAGTAAACTAAACCGAATTCTTCAAGACTGGAATCAACACCTCAGTCTCCTGCAGAAATACATCAGCACAATGCAATCAGCGCAACAGAGCCAAGCAGAGATCCTAAAGCAG CTTCCTGAAGATTTTAC GATGGCAAGCTGTCGTAAGAAGCTGGACCCAGCAGAAGAGGGGATAAAAATGAATGAGGAGAGGATCCAGAAGCTCATGAAGACTCTTAGGAACATCTCAAAAGATCTGAAAGCCCAGCTACAGCGAAAGAGCCTACTGCTGG TCTCTTCTAATGTGGTGATTGACAAACTGACCTGTCACAAACAGATCAAGGTGACCTCAGAAGGTCGAACCATGTACCTCTCTGCACAGGACCGCTCCGTTCCCAATGACCCTCTAAGGTTTGATCAGTTGTACTGTGCCTTAGGCTCTGTTGCCATAAAGTCTGGGCAGCACTACTGGGAGGTGGATGTGCACTGCTGCCCAGCATGGGCTGTGGGTGTGGCTTATGGTAGCCTACAGAGAAGAGGACGGGACAAAGAAGCCAAACTTGGACGGAACAGGTGCTCTTGGAGCCTTGAGTTTAAGGATGGGCACCTCATGGCCTGGCATAACGATCGACATGTGGCACTACCTGTCACAGCAGCTCGGGCGGCACCAGACAGGCTGGGAGTATTTGTAAACTATCAGAAGGGTCGTGTGATATTTTATGATGCCGAGACTATGAGAATGCTTCAAGAGTTCTCAGCCGCGCAAACAGCTGTGTTTGACAGAGCTCATCATCAGTTTACTGAGCCTCTCTACCCAGCCTTCCGCTTCTATTTGCTCAAAGACCGAAACACAGATCATTATCATATGGAGATATGTGACCTCGGCCTTTAA
- the LOC127426974 gene encoding rRNA N6-adenosine-methyltransferase ZCCHC4-like isoform X2 produces MGKIVDEIADSSGIEVIIESDKTAPRCPHGPTLLFEKTSNGAGKGRRFYACSACRDRKDCHFFQWEHEKISEARMLAREEQNHSKMPLFTHKEYCSRFREFVSLPLEQRRFCVDCQLLILPGEWANHTKHKTLSDDITVQRLRRPSQLLCPLENKKCNAQYLFADRSCHFLLDMLSGLGYHKILCVGTPRLHELIKLRNMEGKSHTMKSLLLDIDYRYGQFYGQDEFCHYNMFNHHFFDEEEAVVFFQDFLCEEGAAKVVMVADPPFGGLVKPLASSFFKISMTWKKLQNNESDAAEMPIIWIFPYFFESRILECFPSFSMLDYQVDYDNHPLYKHGKTGRKQSPVRLFTNLSPKEIILPEDEGYRFCCVCERYVSAGNKHCPKCDTCPSKDGREWRHCDECARCVKPSWHHCSSCAHCALPDHPCGQSQIGCYNCGSQNHKLRACPKKHNKRMQVRGGCGAQGLSKHIASKSTAKSKRKRTVT; encoded by the exons ATGGGTAAAATAGTGGATGAAATCGCGGACAGCAGCGGAATAGAAGTGATTATTGAAAGCGACAAAACGGCACCACGGTGTCCACATG GACCAACTCTGTTATTTGAAAAAACTAGCAATGGAGCGGGGAAAGGAAGGAGGTTTTACGCGTGTTCGGCTTGTCGAGACAGGAAAGACTGCCATTTTTTCCAATGGGAACACGAGAAG ATATCAGAGGCAAGAATGCTTGCCAGAGAGGAACAGAACCACTCCAAGATGCCCCTTTTCACTCATAAGGAATACTGCTCAAG ATTCAGAGAGTTTGTTTCACTGCCGCTGGAGCAGAGGAGATTCTGTGTGGATTGTCAGCTGTTGATCCTGCCAGGGGAATGGGCCaatcacacaaaacacaaaacactttCAGATGACATCACAGTACAGAGGCTGAGAAGGCCCAGTCAACTACTGTGTCCCCTGGAGAACAAGAAGTGTAATGCACAATATCTGTTTGCTGACCGCAGCTGCCATTTCCTCCTGGACATGCTCTCTGGGTTAGGTTACCACAAAATTCTCTGTGTGGGGACACCAAG ATTACATGAGTTAATTAAGTTGCGGAACATGGAGGGAAAGAGTCATACCATGAAGAGTTTATTGCTGGATATTGATTACAG ATACGGCCAGTTTTATGGGCAAGATGAGTTCTGCCACTATAACATGTTCAACCATCACTTTTTTGATGAAGAG GAAGCGGTGGTGTTTTTTCAAGACTTTCTGTGTGAGGAAGGAGCAGCAAAGGTAGTCATGGTAGCAGACCCTCCTTTTGGAGGCCTAGTGAAGCCACTAGCCAGCAGTTTCTTCAAGATATCAATGACCTGGAAAAAGCTTCAGAATAATG AGAGTGATGCAGCTGAGATGCCGATTATCTGGATATTTCCGTACTTCTTTGAGTCTCGTATCCTTGAGTGTTTTCCCTCCTTCTCCATGTTGGATTACCAG GTTGATTATGATAATCACCCTCTATATAAACATGGCAAGACCGGCCGGAAACAGTCACCAGTACGACTGTTCACCAATCTGAGTCCCAAAGAAATCATTCTACCTGAGGACGAGGGTTACAG ATTTTGCTGTGTTTGTGAAAGGTATGTTTCAGCAGGAAACAAGCATTGCCCGAAATGTGACACATGCCCATCAAAG GATGGGCGAGAGTGGAGACATTGTGATGAATGTGCACGGTGTGTGAAGCCTT CGTGGCATCATTGTTCCTCATGTGCTCACTGTGCCCTTCCTGATCACCCTTGTGGGCAGAGCCAAATAGGCTGTTACAACTGTGGCAGCCAAAACCACAAACTCAGAGCCTGCCCTAAGAAACACAATAAACG AATGCAAGTGAGGGGTGGCTGTGGAGCTCAAGGCTTGTCCAAACACATTGCCAGCAAATCCACTGCTAAAAGCAAGAGGAAAAGAACAGTTACATGA
- the LOC127426973 gene encoding major facilitator superfamily domain-containing protein 8-like, with protein MSLLESEESTPILRGDNARDKDADSSRWRSIRVMYFTMFLSSVGFTIVITSIWPYLKNIDDTADTSFLGWVVAAYSLGQMVASPLFGLWSNHRPRQEPLVCSIFINVLANIYYAYVYLPPSHNKIHMLLARTFVGFGAGNVAVVRSYVAGATSLRERTSAMANMSACQALGFILGPALQAALSFIGETGISVNAIKLQINMYTAPALLAVCFGVINILLVVLVLREHYVDDHGREIRAINYTPEEQVPVVPVVEGDIDQIAVLTSNILFFVILFIFAVFETISTPLSMDMFAWTRKYAVLYNGIILAAIGFESVLVFLVVKVVSARVGDRPLLLGGLTVIFAGFFMLLPWGSQYPKIQWADLRNNTIPAVRLAPTPASNSSLEPTGCPSEQTWCLFTPVIYLAQYITSDILIGVGYPTCNVMSYTLYSKILGPKPQGVYMGWLTASGSGARTLGPVFVSYVYTILGPRWAFSIICVIVLAAIILLSAMYKRLIAFSVRHGRLEEWQND; from the exons ATGTCACTTTTGGAGTCTGAAGAAAGTACCCCGATTCTCAGAGGCGATAATGCAAG GGATAAGGATGCAGACAGCAGCCGGTGGAGGTCCATCAGGGTCATGTACTTTACCATGTTCCTTAGCAGCGTTG GTTTTACGATTGTCATCACTTCCATATGGCCCTATCTGAAGAAC ATAGATGACACTGCAGACACCAGTTTCCTGGGATGGGTGGTTGCAGCATATAGTTTGGGTCAGATGGTGGCTTCACCCCTCTTTGGATTATGGTCCAATCACAGGCCTCGGCAGGAGCCTCTAGTCTGCTCTATATTCATCAATGTCTTGGCTAACATTTACTACGCCTATGTCTACCTCCCTCCCTCGCACAACAAAATTCACATGCTTTTGGCTCGCACTTTTGTGGGCTTTGGAGCAG GTAATGTAGCAGTCGTGAGATCCTATGTGGCAGGTGCCACTTCCTTGAGGGAGAGAACCAGTGCAATGGCTAACATGAGCGCTTGCCAAGCTCTCGGCTTTATACTTGGCCCAG CCCTACAAGCTGCTTTGTCATTCATCGGAGAGACTGGCATCAGTGTGAATGCTATCAAGCTTCAGATTAATATGTACACTGCTCCAGCACTGCTGGCTGTCTGCTTTGGGGTCATTAACATTCTGCTTGTTGTCCTAGTCCTGAG ggAACACTATGTGGATGACCATGGGAGGGAAATCCGTGCAATTAACTACACCCCAGAAG AGCAAGTTCCTGTGGTTCCTGTGGTAGAAGGTGATATTGATCAGATCGCAGTGCTCACATCTAACATCCTTTTCTTCGTTATTCTCTTTATTTTTGCAGTCTTTGAAAC TATATCTACCCCTCTATCAATGGACATGTTTGCATGGACAAGAAAATATGCCGTTTTGTATAATGGCATCATATTGGCTGCCATTGGCTTTGAGTCCGTCCTTGTCTTCCTGGTGGTCAAGGTAGTTTCAGCACG ggTAGGTGATCGACCACTGCTTCTTGGTGGTTTGACTGTCATATTTGCTGGTTTCTTTATGTTGTTACCATGGGGAAGTCAATATCCTAAAATACAATGGGCAG ATCTTCGAAATAACACTATACCAGCAGTAAGATTGGCACCCACCCCAGCCTCTAATTCCTCATTGGAGCCCACTGGATGTCCTTCTGAACAGACCTGGTGCCTGTTTACCCCTGTGATTTATCTTGCACAGTACATCACCTCTGACATCCTAATAGGAGTGGGTTATCCGACATGCAACGTCATGTCCTACACTTTATACTCAAAGATACTGGGTCCCAAACCTCAg GGAGTTTACATGGGCTGGCTGACAGCATCTGGAAGTGGTGCACGGACACTTGGGCCTGTGTTTGTCTCTTATGTCTACACCATTCTAGGACCCCGATGGGCCTTCAGTATCATCTGTGTCATAGTACTTGCTGCAATCATTCTCCTCAGTGCTATGTATAAAAGACTAATTGCCTTCTCTGTACGCCATGGAAGGTTGGAGGAATGGCAAAATGACTGA
- the LOC127426974 gene encoding rRNA N6-adenosine-methyltransferase ZCCHC4-like isoform X1, giving the protein MGKIVDEIADSSGIEVIIESDKTAPRCPHGPTLLFEKTSNGAGKGRRFYACSACRDRKDCHFFQWEHEKISEARMLAREEQNHSKMPLFTHKEYCSRFREFVSLPLEQRRFCVDCQLLILPGEWANHTKHKTLSDDITVQRLRRPSQLLCPLENKKCNAQYLFADRSCHFLLDMLSGLGYHKILCVGTPRLHELIKLRNMEGKSHTMKSLLLDIDYRYGQFYGQDEFCHYNMFNHHFFDEEEAVVFFQDFLCEEGAAKVVMVADPPFGGLVKPLASSFFKISMTWKKLQNNESDAAEMPIIWIFPYFFESRILECFPSFSMLDYQVDYDNHPLYKHGKTGRKQSPVRLFTNLSPKEIILPEDEGYRFCCVCERYVSAGNKHCPKCDTCPSKDGREWRHCDECARCVKPSWHHCSSCAHCALPDHPCGQSQIGCYNCGSQNHKLRACPKKHNKRRMQVRGGCGAQGLSKHIASKSTAKSKRKRTVT; this is encoded by the exons ATGGGTAAAATAGTGGATGAAATCGCGGACAGCAGCGGAATAGAAGTGATTATTGAAAGCGACAAAACGGCACCACGGTGTCCACATG GACCAACTCTGTTATTTGAAAAAACTAGCAATGGAGCGGGGAAAGGAAGGAGGTTTTACGCGTGTTCGGCTTGTCGAGACAGGAAAGACTGCCATTTTTTCCAATGGGAACACGAGAAG ATATCAGAGGCAAGAATGCTTGCCAGAGAGGAACAGAACCACTCCAAGATGCCCCTTTTCACTCATAAGGAATACTGCTCAAG ATTCAGAGAGTTTGTTTCACTGCCGCTGGAGCAGAGGAGATTCTGTGTGGATTGTCAGCTGTTGATCCTGCCAGGGGAATGGGCCaatcacacaaaacacaaaacactttCAGATGACATCACAGTACAGAGGCTGAGAAGGCCCAGTCAACTACTGTGTCCCCTGGAGAACAAGAAGTGTAATGCACAATATCTGTTTGCTGACCGCAGCTGCCATTTCCTCCTGGACATGCTCTCTGGGTTAGGTTACCACAAAATTCTCTGTGTGGGGACACCAAG ATTACATGAGTTAATTAAGTTGCGGAACATGGAGGGAAAGAGTCATACCATGAAGAGTTTATTGCTGGATATTGATTACAG ATACGGCCAGTTTTATGGGCAAGATGAGTTCTGCCACTATAACATGTTCAACCATCACTTTTTTGATGAAGAG GAAGCGGTGGTGTTTTTTCAAGACTTTCTGTGTGAGGAAGGAGCAGCAAAGGTAGTCATGGTAGCAGACCCTCCTTTTGGAGGCCTAGTGAAGCCACTAGCCAGCAGTTTCTTCAAGATATCAATGACCTGGAAAAAGCTTCAGAATAATG AGAGTGATGCAGCTGAGATGCCGATTATCTGGATATTTCCGTACTTCTTTGAGTCTCGTATCCTTGAGTGTTTTCCCTCCTTCTCCATGTTGGATTACCAG GTTGATTATGATAATCACCCTCTATATAAACATGGCAAGACCGGCCGGAAACAGTCACCAGTACGACTGTTCACCAATCTGAGTCCCAAAGAAATCATTCTACCTGAGGACGAGGGTTACAG ATTTTGCTGTGTTTGTGAAAGGTATGTTTCAGCAGGAAACAAGCATTGCCCGAAATGTGACACATGCCCATCAAAG GATGGGCGAGAGTGGAGACATTGTGATGAATGTGCACGGTGTGTGAAGCCTT CGTGGCATCATTGTTCCTCATGTGCTCACTGTGCCCTTCCTGATCACCCTTGTGGGCAGAGCCAAATAGGCTGTTACAACTGTGGCAGCCAAAACCACAAACTCAGAGCCTGCCCTAAGAAACACAATAAACG CAGAATGCAAGTGAGGGGTGGCTGTGGAGCTCAAGGCTTGTCCAAACACATTGCCAGCAAATCCACTGCTAAAAGCAAGAGGAAAAGAACAGTTACATGA
- the si:dkey-219e21.4 gene encoding tripartite motif-containing protein 14 isoform X2, with protein MAEEDFMPLSEEASSFCLALEARSGTQVTQPFPRSPKLIRKTAGSPKPSEGHLPVWLEELKKEKQRAEAHLESIKKRKANLNEDEKAVLDTIEQDRRETSSKLNRILQDWNQHLSLLQKYISTMQSAQQSQAEILKQLPEDFTMASCRKKLDPAEEGIKMNEERIQKLMKTLRNISKDLKAQLQRKSLLLVSSNVVIDKLTCHKQIKVTSEGRTMYLSAQDRSVPNDPLRFDQLYCALGSVAIKSGQHYWEVDVHCCPAWAVGVAYGSLQRRGRDKEAKLGRNRCSWSLEFKDGHLMAWHNDRHVALPVTAARAAPDRLGVFVNYQKGRVIFYDAETMRMLQEFSAAQTAVFDRAHHQFTEPLYPAFRFYLLKDRNTDHYHMEICDLGL; from the exons ATGGCAGAGGAAGATTTCATGCCTCTATCTGAGGAAGCCAGTTCCTTCTGCCTGGCTTTAGAGGCTCGTTCAGGGACACAAGTAACACAGCCCTTCCCACGCTCTCCAAAATTGATCAGAAAAACAGCTGGCTCTCCAAAACCCTCAGAG GGGCATCTGCCAGTCTGGTTGGAAGAGTtgaagaaagagaaacaaagaGCAGAGGCTCATCTGGAATCCATTAAAAAGCGCAAAGCAAACCTGAAT GAGGATGAGAAGGCTGTTTTGGACACGATAGAGCAAGACCGCAGGGAGACCAGCAGTAAACTAAACCGAATTCTTCAAGACTGGAATCAACACCTCAGTCTCCTGCAGAAATACATCAGCACAATGCAATCAGCGCAACAGAGCCAAGCAGAGATCCTAAAGCAG CTTCCTGAAGATTTTAC GATGGCAAGCTGTCGTAAGAAGCTGGACCCAGCAGAAGAGGGGATAAAAATGAATGAGGAGAGGATCCAGAAGCTCATGAAGACTCTTAGGAACATCTCAAAAGATCTGAAAGCCCAGCTACAGCGAAAGAGCCTACTGCTGG TCTCTTCTAATGTGGTGATTGACAAACTGACCTGTCACAAACAGATCAAGGTGACCTCAGAAGGTCGAACCATGTACCTCTCTGCACAGGACCGCTCCGTTCCCAATGACCCTCTAAGGTTTGATCAGTTGTACTGTGCCTTAGGCTCTGTTGCCATAAAGTCTGGGCAGCACTACTGGGAGGTGGATGTGCACTGCTGCCCAGCATGGGCTGTGGGTGTGGCTTATGGTAGCCTACAGAGAAGAGGACGGGACAAAGAAGCCAAACTTGGACGGAACAGGTGCTCTTGGAGCCTTGAGTTTAAGGATGGGCACCTCATGGCCTGGCATAACGATCGACATGTGGCACTACCTGTCACAGCAGCTCGGGCGGCACCAGACAGGCTGGGAGTATTTGTAAACTATCAGAAGGGTCGTGTGATATTTTATGATGCCGAGACTATGAGAATGCTTCAAGAGTTCTCAGCCGCGCAAACAGCTGTGTTTGACAGAGCTCATCATCAGTTTACTGAGCCTCTCTACCCAGCCTTCCGCTTCTATTTGCTCAAAGACCGAAACACAGATCATTATCATATGGAGATATGTGACCTCGGCCTTTAA